A DNA window from Stigmatella aurantiaca contains the following coding sequences:
- a CDS encoding M1 family metallopeptidase, whose amino-acid sequence MAHLTADKNFRLPRTVLPRRYSATVSLDLEARTFTGSQTIELTVAAPTNEIILHAIALKLTQVSLRAGGTQHTPTAIEPVAESETVVLRFASPLPTGEASLAVDWTGPFTEGLRGLYLSGKVAATQFETADARRLFPCFDEPAFKARWALSVRVPAQPGLAVLSNGAVTSDKTEGNSRHVTFQETDVLSSYLIALVVGPLVGTPEERVDGVPVRTWALPEKAHLTRFGQEAALASLPRLQAYFGLPYAYGKVDQVGIPDFEAGAMENAGLITFREVALLLDPATAPLSVQKRVAEVVAHELAHQWFGNWVTMVWWDDLWLNEAFATWMAYKIVDGWKPDWRVWLDFDTGKAAALHLDALKSTHPIRGEVRNASEAGESFDLITYEKGGAVLRMIEGFLGEDAFREGIRQYMRTHARGNAVADDLWKALAAASSQPVVELANAWIGQSGYPLVSVSQEGHQVTLTQRRFYSEPGVSSGERWPVPVVLRFEDGNGVREQRVLLREERTPVTLEGSGEIRWLSANAGSTGFYRVAYDAAALQKLASHLGALAPSERIGVLADQWALVRAGLAKVEDFLNLAARFGHEEDDAVLDELVGRLGYIEARLVEGEDQERFRRWVERLFSPGLAKLGWEPGADETDRIRLRRAALVRAVGVLARGQDALGEARARVTRSLGGDTRALEPNLLDSAVAMVARRGDAALFDTLLAKMKAEPDPATQRRYLSALTSFEDPALAKRGQELFFTDAVKMQDVTTYLSGLMVNRTGREAWWAEIQKRWKDVVARTGGAPMLLRRVVEALGTLRTRAQLEEVQALLQAHPVGEAQQAMKQTLERLSQDVALREREGPGVVEWLKHQP is encoded by the coding sequence ATGGCTCACCTGACCGCAGACAAGAACTTCCGGCTGCCGCGGACCGTCCTCCCCCGCCGCTACAGCGCCACGGTGTCACTCGACCTGGAGGCGCGCACCTTCACCGGCTCGCAGACCATCGAGCTGACGGTGGCGGCGCCCACGAACGAAATCATCCTCCACGCCATCGCGCTGAAGCTCACCCAGGTGAGCCTGCGCGCCGGGGGCACCCAGCACACGCCCACCGCCATCGAGCCCGTGGCCGAGAGCGAGACGGTGGTGCTGCGCTTCGCCTCCCCCCTGCCCACGGGCGAGGCCTCGCTGGCGGTGGACTGGACGGGCCCCTTTACCGAGGGGCTGCGCGGCCTGTACCTGTCCGGCAAGGTGGCCGCCACCCAGTTCGAGACCGCGGATGCGCGGCGCCTCTTCCCCTGCTTCGATGAGCCCGCCTTCAAGGCGCGCTGGGCCCTGAGCGTGCGCGTGCCGGCCCAGCCCGGGCTCGCGGTGCTCTCCAACGGCGCCGTCACCTCGGACAAGACCGAGGGGAACTCGCGGCACGTGACGTTCCAGGAGACCGATGTCCTCAGCTCCTACCTCATCGCGCTGGTGGTGGGCCCGCTGGTGGGCACGCCCGAGGAGCGGGTGGATGGGGTGCCGGTGCGCACCTGGGCCCTGCCGGAGAAGGCGCACCTGACGCGCTTCGGCCAGGAGGCCGCGCTGGCCTCGCTGCCCCGGCTCCAGGCGTACTTCGGGCTGCCCTATGCCTACGGCAAGGTGGACCAGGTGGGCATTCCGGACTTCGAGGCGGGCGCCATGGAGAACGCCGGCCTCATCACCTTCCGCGAGGTGGCGCTGCTGTTGGACCCCGCCACCGCGCCGCTGTCGGTGCAGAAGCGGGTGGCGGAGGTGGTGGCGCACGAGCTGGCGCACCAGTGGTTCGGCAACTGGGTGACGATGGTGTGGTGGGACGACCTGTGGCTCAACGAGGCGTTCGCCACGTGGATGGCCTACAAGATCGTCGACGGCTGGAAGCCGGACTGGCGCGTGTGGCTGGACTTCGACACGGGCAAGGCGGCGGCGCTGCACCTGGATGCGCTCAAGTCCACGCACCCCATTCGCGGCGAGGTGCGCAACGCGAGCGAGGCGGGCGAGAGCTTCGATCTCATCACCTACGAGAAGGGCGGCGCGGTGCTGCGGATGATCGAGGGCTTCCTCGGCGAGGATGCGTTCCGCGAGGGCATCCGCCAGTACATGCGCACGCACGCGCGCGGCAACGCGGTGGCCGATGACCTGTGGAAGGCGCTCGCCGCGGCCTCCTCCCAGCCGGTGGTGGAGCTGGCCAACGCGTGGATTGGCCAGAGCGGCTACCCGCTGGTGTCCGTGAGCCAGGAGGGCCACCAGGTGACGCTCACCCAGCGCCGCTTCTACTCGGAGCCGGGCGTCTCCAGCGGCGAGCGCTGGCCGGTGCCGGTGGTGCTGCGCTTCGAGGATGGCAATGGGGTGCGCGAGCAGCGCGTGCTCTTGCGCGAGGAGCGCACTCCGGTGACGCTGGAGGGCAGCGGGGAGATCCGCTGGCTGAGCGCCAACGCGGGCTCCACGGGCTTCTACCGCGTGGCGTACGACGCGGCGGCGCTGCAGAAGCTGGCCTCCCACCTGGGGGCACTGGCGCCCTCGGAGCGCATCGGCGTGCTGGCGGACCAGTGGGCGCTGGTGCGCGCGGGGCTCGCCAAGGTGGAGGACTTCCTCAACCTGGCGGCCCGCTTCGGCCACGAGGAGGACGATGCCGTCCTGGACGAGCTGGTGGGGCGGCTGGGCTACATCGAGGCGCGGCTGGTGGAGGGCGAGGACCAGGAGCGCTTCCGCCGCTGGGTGGAGCGGCTGTTCTCCCCGGGGCTGGCGAAGCTGGGCTGGGAGCCCGGGGCGGACGAGACGGACCGCATCCGGCTGCGGCGCGCGGCGCTCGTGCGCGCGGTGGGCGTGCTGGCGCGCGGCCAGGACGCGCTGGGCGAGGCGCGGGCCCGGGTGACGCGGTCGCTCGGCGGGGACACGCGGGCGCTGGAGCCCAACCTGCTGGACAGCGCGGTGGCCATGGTGGCGCGGCGGGGCGACGCGGCCCTGTTCGACACGCTGCTCGCGAAGATGAAGGCGGAGCCGGATCCGGCCACGCAGCGCCGCTACCTGTCGGCGCTGACCTCCTTCGAGGACCCGGCGCTGGCCAAGCGGGGCCAGGAGCTGTTCTTCACGGACGCGGTGAAGATGCAGGACGTGACGACGTACCTGAGCGGGCTGATGGTCAACCGGACCGGCCGGGAGGCCTGGTGGGCGGAGATCCAGAAGCGGTGGAAGGACGTGGTGGCCCGCACGGGCGGCGCGCCCATGCTGCTGCGGCGGGTGGTGGAAGCTCTGGGCACCCTGCGCACCCGGGCCCAGCTGGAGGAAGTCCAGGCGCTGCTCCAAGCCCACCCGGTGGGCGAGGCCCAGCAAGCCATGAAGCAGACCCTGGAGCGGCTCAGCCAGGACGTGGCGCTGCGCGAGCGCGAAGGCC